The Impatiens glandulifera chromosome 8, dImpGla2.1, whole genome shotgun sequence genome includes a window with the following:
- the LOC124911252 gene encoding katanin p80 WD40 repeat-containing subunit B1 homolog KTN80.2-like isoform X2 has product MHTYTGHSRGISTIKFSPDGRWVVSGGYDNIVKIWDLTAGKLLHDFKYHEGHIRSLDFHPLEFLLATGSADKTVKFWDLETFELIGSTRPETSSVCSITFHPDGRTLFCGLEDSLKIYSWEPVICHDALEIGWSKLSDLTINEGKLLGCSYYQNSVGVWASDISLIEPYRVSDINEKTKCSEQKHDLQQSSPEKVGNHRRAGPAMRSMSPEYDSKEIKNIYVDSEKPVSSKRIGRANSKGLVSSYSKESSNIPKSRQGPTAGAQVKTFGQANTKSFIVPNVVLRDSSDGKATSKRESISNTRVGPTVPSKPLHARSISATVFDTEKLSVAVEPEPMGKVSNSKGAVDLTFNGRSLTDDDVKETAGKKHLNVKDVSDKLENVVLHQKPSHHEAGNEHVNSTQKQPSVRHVNGVTVVRGRTLSLVERFERRDEVKSEEIQVSDISPILKPEITHSTFMLGKQPQMKDNESQCANEDNITEELVQNHDVFLSTLRGRLTKLQVLRHFWERNDIKGAIDAMRKLPDHSVQADMMSVLMEKTDILTLDTFQFLLPLLSGLLDSKTERHASISLGMLLKLVAVFGPVIHSAISARPAVGVNLHAEERIECCKKCNVQLQNIQKNLPELIRRGGLVAKGAMELNLVLQQT; this is encoded by the exons ATGCACACATATACTGGTCATAGTCGAGGAATTAGCACAATTAAGTTCAGTCCTGATGGTCGCTGGGTAGTTTCTGGTGGATATGACAACATTGTGAAG ATATGGGACCTTACTGCTGGAAAACTTCTGCACGACTTCAAGTACCATGAAGGACATATTAGGTCCTTAGATTTTCATCCACTGGAGTTCTTGTTGGCAACAG GCTCGGCAGACAAAACAGTAAAATTCTGGGATTTGGAAACTTTTGAACTGATTGGTTCGACAAGGCCAGAG ACCAGTAGTGTGTGCTCTATAACCTTTCATCCAGATGGCCGGACTCTCTTTTGTGGATTAGAGGACAGTCTAAAG ATTTATTCATGGGAACCTGTTATATGTCACGATGCTTTGGAAATTGGGTGGTCAAAGCTTAGTGATCTCACCATTAATGAGGGGAAGCTCTTGGGTTGCTCATACTATCAGAATTCAGTTGGTGTGTGGGCATCAGATATTTCG CTTATTGAACCATACAGAGTTAGTGATATAAATGAGAAGACTAAATGCAGTGAACAAAAGCATGATCTCCAACAGAGTTCACCGGAAAAAGTTGGTAACCATAGGCGAGCAGGTCCAGCTATGCGAAGCATGTCCCCGGAGTATGACTCCAAAGAGATAAAAAACATCTATGTAGATA GTGAAAAGCCAGTTTCTTCTAAAAGAATTGGTCGAGCCAACTCTAAGGGTTTAGTCTCATCTTATTCCAAGGAAAGTAGTAATATTCCAAAATCGAGGCAGGGTCCTACTGCTGGTGCACAGGTCAAAACATTCGGGCAAGCAAACACCAAATCTTTTATAGTACCAAACGTTGTGCTTCGGGACAGTTCTGATGGAAAAGCTACGTCAAAAAGAGAATCTATCTCAAATACTAGGGTTGGACCTACTGTACCATCCAAACCTCTCCATGCCCGCTCAATTTCTGCTACTGTATTTGACACAGAGAAGCTATCAGTGGCCGTTGAACCCGAACCAATGGGTAAAGTTAGTAATTCAAAAGGTGCAGTGGATTTGACCTTCAATGGTAGATCTCTGACAGATGATGATGTTAAAGAAACAGCTGGGAAAAAGCATTTGAATGTAAAGGATGTGTCAGATAAGTTAGAGAATGTAGTATTACATCAAAAGCCATCTCATCACGAAGCTG GTAATGAGCATGTAAACAGTACACAGAAACAACCTTCTGTTAGACATGTAAATGGAG TGACTGTTGTAAGAGGGCGTACTCTTAGTCTAGTTGAAAGGTTTGAAAGAAGAGATGAAGTAAAGTCTGAAGAGATTCAAGTGTCTGATATATCTCCTATTCTGAAACCTGAGATAACACATTCAACCTTCATGCTG GGTAAGCAGCCACAAATGAAGGATAACGAATCGCAATGTGCCAATGAGGATAATATTACTGAAGAGTTGGTGCAGAATCATGATGTATTTTTAAGCACCCTACGTGGTCGCCTGACAAAACTTCAG GTGCTTAGGCATTTTTGGGAGCGAAATGACATCAAGGGTGCGATAGATGCCATGCGAAAGCTTCCTGATCATTCT GTACAAGCAGACATGATGAGTGTACTTATGGAGAAAACAGATATTCTAACATTGGATACATTTCAATTCTTGCTGCCATTGCTGTCCGGTTTGTTGGACAGCAAAACAGAAAG GCATGCCAGTATTTCCCTTGGGATGTTGTTGAAGCTTGTGGCTGTGTTTGGTCCGGTGATCCACTCAGCTATTTCAGCACGTCCAGCTGTTGGAGTTAACCTTCACGCTGAGGAAAG AATTGAATGCTGCAAGAAGTGCAATGTCCAGCTTCAAAATATCCAAAAGAATCTTCCAGAACTTATCAg GAGGGGCGGTTTAGTGGCTAAAGGTGCTATGGAACTTAATCTAGTCCTGCAACAGACATAG
- the LOC124911252 gene encoding katanin p80 WD40 repeat-containing subunit B1 homolog KTN80.2-like isoform X1, with product MSKRGYKLQEFLAHSGNVNCLTIGKKNSRHFLTGGDDQKVNLWSIGKDTSLSSLSGHTSPVESVAFDSSEVFVLAGASAGSIKLWDLEETKVVRTLPGHRSNCTAVQFHPFGEFFASGALDANLKIWDIRKKGCMHTYTGHSRGISTIKFSPDGRWVVSGGYDNIVKIWDLTAGKLLHDFKYHEGHIRSLDFHPLEFLLATGSADKTVKFWDLETFELIGSTRPETSSVCSITFHPDGRTLFCGLEDSLKIYSWEPVICHDALEIGWSKLSDLTINEGKLLGCSYYQNSVGVWASDISLIEPYRVSDINEKTKCSEQKHDLQQSSPEKVGNHRRAGPAMRSMSPEYDSKEIKNIYVDSEKPVSSKRIGRANSKGLVSSYSKESSNIPKSRQGPTAGAQVKTFGQANTKSFIVPNVVLRDSSDGKATSKRESISNTRVGPTVPSKPLHARSISATVFDTEKLSVAVEPEPMGKVSNSKGAVDLTFNGRSLTDDDVKETAGKKHLNVKDVSDKLENVVLHQKPSHHEAGNEHVNSTQKQPSVRHVNGVTVVRGRTLSLVERFERRDEVKSEEIQVSDISPILKPEITHSTFMLGKQPQMKDNESQCANEDNITEELVQNHDVFLSTLRGRLTKLQVLRHFWERNDIKGAIDAMRKLPDHSVQADMMSVLMEKTDILTLDTFQFLLPLLSGLLDSKTERHASISLGMLLKLVAVFGPVIHSAISARPAVGVNLHAEERIECCKKCNVQLQNIQKNLPELIRRGGLVAKGAMELNLVLQQT from the exons ATGTCGAAGCGTGGTTATAAATTGC agGAGTTTCTGGCTCATTCTGGGAATGTAAATTGTTTGACTATTGGAAAGAAGAATTCTCGGCACTTTCTAACAGGTGGTGATGATCAGAAAGTGAACCTTTGGTCGATTGGGAAGGACACTTCTTTATCG AGCCTAAGTGGTCATACAAGCCCAGTTGAATCTGTTGCATTTGACTCATCTGAGGTTTTTGTGCTTGCTGGAGCATCTGCCGGTTCAATTAAGCTTTGGGATTTGGAAGAAACAAAAG TGGTTCGCACTCTACCTGGACACAGATCCAATTGCACTGCAGTTCAATTCCATCCCTTTGGTGAATTTTTTGCATCTGGTGCCCTGGATGCTAATCTGAAGATTTGGGATATCAGAAAAAAAGGATGCATGCACACATATACTGGTCATAGTCGAGGAATTAGCACAATTAAGTTCAGTCCTGATGGTCGCTGGGTAGTTTCTGGTGGATATGACAACATTGTGAAG ATATGGGACCTTACTGCTGGAAAACTTCTGCACGACTTCAAGTACCATGAAGGACATATTAGGTCCTTAGATTTTCATCCACTGGAGTTCTTGTTGGCAACAG GCTCGGCAGACAAAACAGTAAAATTCTGGGATTTGGAAACTTTTGAACTGATTGGTTCGACAAGGCCAGAG ACCAGTAGTGTGTGCTCTATAACCTTTCATCCAGATGGCCGGACTCTCTTTTGTGGATTAGAGGACAGTCTAAAG ATTTATTCATGGGAACCTGTTATATGTCACGATGCTTTGGAAATTGGGTGGTCAAAGCTTAGTGATCTCACCATTAATGAGGGGAAGCTCTTGGGTTGCTCATACTATCAGAATTCAGTTGGTGTGTGGGCATCAGATATTTCG CTTATTGAACCATACAGAGTTAGTGATATAAATGAGAAGACTAAATGCAGTGAACAAAAGCATGATCTCCAACAGAGTTCACCGGAAAAAGTTGGTAACCATAGGCGAGCAGGTCCAGCTATGCGAAGCATGTCCCCGGAGTATGACTCCAAAGAGATAAAAAACATCTATGTAGATA GTGAAAAGCCAGTTTCTTCTAAAAGAATTGGTCGAGCCAACTCTAAGGGTTTAGTCTCATCTTATTCCAAGGAAAGTAGTAATATTCCAAAATCGAGGCAGGGTCCTACTGCTGGTGCACAGGTCAAAACATTCGGGCAAGCAAACACCAAATCTTTTATAGTACCAAACGTTGTGCTTCGGGACAGTTCTGATGGAAAAGCTACGTCAAAAAGAGAATCTATCTCAAATACTAGGGTTGGACCTACTGTACCATCCAAACCTCTCCATGCCCGCTCAATTTCTGCTACTGTATTTGACACAGAGAAGCTATCAGTGGCCGTTGAACCCGAACCAATGGGTAAAGTTAGTAATTCAAAAGGTGCAGTGGATTTGACCTTCAATGGTAGATCTCTGACAGATGATGATGTTAAAGAAACAGCTGGGAAAAAGCATTTGAATGTAAAGGATGTGTCAGATAAGTTAGAGAATGTAGTATTACATCAAAAGCCATCTCATCACGAAGCTG GTAATGAGCATGTAAACAGTACACAGAAACAACCTTCTGTTAGACATGTAAATGGAG TGACTGTTGTAAGAGGGCGTACTCTTAGTCTAGTTGAAAGGTTTGAAAGAAGAGATGAAGTAAAGTCTGAAGAGATTCAAGTGTCTGATATATCTCCTATTCTGAAACCTGAGATAACACATTCAACCTTCATGCTG GGTAAGCAGCCACAAATGAAGGATAACGAATCGCAATGTGCCAATGAGGATAATATTACTGAAGAGTTGGTGCAGAATCATGATGTATTTTTAAGCACCCTACGTGGTCGCCTGACAAAACTTCAG GTGCTTAGGCATTTTTGGGAGCGAAATGACATCAAGGGTGCGATAGATGCCATGCGAAAGCTTCCTGATCATTCT GTACAAGCAGACATGATGAGTGTACTTATGGAGAAAACAGATATTCTAACATTGGATACATTTCAATTCTTGCTGCCATTGCTGTCCGGTTTGTTGGACAGCAAAACAGAAAG GCATGCCAGTATTTCCCTTGGGATGTTGTTGAAGCTTGTGGCTGTGTTTGGTCCGGTGATCCACTCAGCTATTTCAGCACGTCCAGCTGTTGGAGTTAACCTTCACGCTGAGGAAAG AATTGAATGCTGCAAGAAGTGCAATGTCCAGCTTCAAAATATCCAAAAGAATCTTCCAGAACTTATCAg GAGGGGCGGTTTAGTGGCTAAAGGTGCTATGGAACTTAATCTAGTCCTGCAACAGACATAG